One window of the Streptomyces asoensis genome contains the following:
- the pepN gene encoding aminopeptidase N, giving the protein MPGTNLTREEAQQRAKLLTVDSYEIDLDLSGAQEGGTYRSVTTVRFEVAERDAESFIDLVAPTVHEVTLNGDTLDAAGLFKDSRIALPGLLEGRNVLRVVADCAYTNTGEGLHRFVDPVDEQAYLYTQFEVPDARRVFASFEQPDLKATFRFTVKAPTGWTVISNSPTPEPKDDVWAFEPTPRISSYITALIVGPYHSVHSVYEKDGQSVPLGIYCRPSLAEYLDSDAIFEVTRQGFDWFQEKFDYAYPFKKYDQLFVPEFNAGAMENAGAVTIRDQYVFRSKVTDAAYELRAETILHELAHMWFGDLVTMEWWNDLWLNESFATYTSIACQAYYPGSRWPHSWTTFANSMKTWAYRQDQLPSTHPIMAEIRDLDDVLVNFDGITYAKGASVLKQLVAYVGMDEFFAGVQAYFKRHAFGNTRLSDLLGALEETSGRDLGTWSQKWLQTAGINILRPEIETDAAGVITSFAIRQEAPALPAGAKGEPTLRPHRIAVGLYELDDDSGKLVRDERVELDIDGALTAVPQLVGKRRPDVVLLNDDDLSYAKVRLDEQSLAFVTEHLGDFESSLPRALCWASAWDMTRDGELPTRDYLSLVLSGIGKESDIGVVQSLHRQVKLALDLYAAPATREALLTRWTDATLAHLRSSAAGSDHQLAWARAFAATARTPEQIDLLESLLDGGQTIEGLAVDTELRWAFVQRLVAVGTFDEADIAAEYERDKTAAGERHAATARAARPTPEAKAEAWASVVDSDELPNAVQEAVIGGFVQTDQRELLAPYTDRYFEVVKGIWDSRSYEIAQQIVVGLYPGVQVSRETLDKTDAWLASAEPNAALRRLVSESRSGVERALKAQAADAQ; this is encoded by the coding sequence GTGCCTGGCACAAACCTGACTCGCGAAGAGGCGCAGCAGCGGGCGAAGCTGCTCACCGTTGACTCGTACGAGATCGATCTCGACCTGTCCGGCGCGCAGGAGGGAGGGACCTACCGGTCCGTCACGACGGTGCGCTTCGAGGTCGCGGAGAGGGACGCGGAGTCCTTCATCGACCTGGTGGCCCCGACCGTCCACGAGGTCACGCTGAACGGGGACACGCTCGACGCGGCGGGGCTCTTCAAGGACTCCAGGATCGCGCTGCCGGGGCTGCTGGAGGGCCGTAACGTCCTGCGCGTCGTCGCGGACTGCGCATACACCAACACCGGTGAGGGTCTGCACCGGTTCGTCGACCCGGTCGACGAACAGGCCTACCTGTACACGCAGTTCGAGGTGCCGGACGCCCGCCGTGTCTTCGCGTCCTTCGAGCAGCCGGACCTCAAGGCCACCTTCCGGTTCACCGTGAAGGCGCCGACCGGCTGGACCGTCATCTCCAACTCCCCGACGCCCGAGCCCAAGGACGACGTCTGGGCCTTCGAGCCGACCCCGCGGATCTCCAGCTACATCACCGCGCTCATCGTCGGGCCGTACCACAGCGTCCACAGCGTGTACGAGAAGGACGGGCAGTCGGTGCCCCTCGGCATCTACTGCCGGCCCTCCCTCGCCGAGTACCTCGACTCGGACGCGATCTTCGAGGTCACGCGGCAGGGCTTCGACTGGTTCCAGGAGAAGTTCGACTACGCGTACCCGTTCAAGAAGTACGACCAGCTGTTCGTGCCGGAGTTCAACGCGGGCGCGATGGAGAACGCGGGCGCGGTCACCATCCGGGACCAGTACGTGTTCCGGTCGAAGGTGACCGACGCGGCGTACGAGCTGCGCGCGGAGACGATTCTGCACGAGCTGGCCCACATGTGGTTCGGCGACCTGGTCACCATGGAGTGGTGGAACGACCTGTGGCTGAACGAGTCGTTCGCCACGTACACCTCCATCGCCTGCCAGGCGTACTACCCGGGGTCGCGCTGGCCGCACTCGTGGACCACGTTCGCCAACTCCATGAAGACCTGGGCGTACCGGCAGGACCAACTGCCGTCCACCCACCCGATCATGGCCGAGATCCGCGACCTGGACGACGTCCTCGTCAACTTCGACGGCATCACCTACGCCAAGGGTGCGTCCGTCCTGAAGCAGCTCGTGGCGTACGTCGGCATGGACGAGTTCTTCGCGGGCGTGCAGGCCTACTTCAAGCGGCACGCGTTCGGCAACACGCGCCTGTCCGACCTGCTCGGCGCGCTGGAGGAGACCTCCGGCCGTGACCTCGGCACCTGGTCGCAGAAGTGGCTCCAGACCGCCGGCATCAACATCCTGCGCCCCGAGATCGAGACGGACGCGGCCGGTGTCATCACGTCCTTCGCGATCCGCCAGGAGGCCCCCGCGCTCCCGGCCGGCGCCAAGGGCGAGCCGACCCTGCGCCCGCACCGCATCGCCGTCGGTCTGTACGAACTCGACGACGACAGCGGCAAGCTGGTGCGTGACGAGCGCGTGGAGCTGGACATCGACGGCGCGCTGACGGCCGTGCCGCAGCTGGTCGGCAAGCGCCGTCCGGACGTCGTCCTGCTCAACGACGACGACCTGTCGTACGCCAAGGTCCGCCTCGACGAGCAGTCGCTCGCCTTCGTCACCGAGCACCTCGGCGACTTCGAGTCGTCCCTGCCGCGCGCCCTGTGCTGGGCGTCCGCCTGGGACATGACCCGGGACGGCGAACTGCCCACCCGCGACTACCTGTCCCTGGTGCTGTCCGGCATCGGCAAGGAGTCCGACATCGGGGTGGTGCAGTCGCTGCACCGCCAGGTCAAGCTCGCCCTCGACCTGTACGCCGCCCCGGCCACCCGCGAGGCCCTGCTGACCCGCTGGACGGACGCCACGCTGGCGCATCTGCGGTCCTCGGCGGCGGGCAGCGACCACCAGCTGGCGTGGGCGCGCGCGTTCGCGGCCACCGCCCGTACGCCGGAGCAGATCGACCTCCTGGAGTCGCTGCTCGACGGAGGCCAGACCATCGAGGGCCTGGCCGTCGACACCGAGCTGCGCTGGGCGTTCGTGCAGCGGCTGGTGGCCGTGGGGACCTTCGACGAGGCGGACATCGCCGCCGAGTACGAGCGGGACAAGACGGCCGCCGGTGAGCGGCACGCGGCGACCGCACGGGCCGCCCGGCCGACCCCGGAGGCCAAGGCGGAGGCGTGGGCGTCGGTCGTGGACTCCGACGAACTGCCGAACGCCGTGCAGGAGGCGGTCATCGGCGGCTTCGTCCAGACCGACCAGCGTGAGCTGCTCGCGCCGTACACGGACCGGTACTTCGAGGTCGTCAAGGGCATCTGGGACTCCCGTTCGTACGAGATCGCCCAGCAGATCGTGGTCGGCCTCTACCCGGGGGTCCAGGTCTCCCGGGAGACCCTGGACAAGACGGACGCCTGGCTGGCTTCGGCCGAGCCGAACGCGGCCCTGCGCCGCCTCGTCTCCGAGTCCCGCTCGGGCGTGGAGCGCGCGCTGAAGGCCCAGGCGGCCGACGCGCAGTAG